A single region of the Prevotella sp. HUN102 genome encodes:
- a CDS encoding choice-of-anchor J domain-containing protein, whose translation MGEWTFIDADKGYNVSLDGTNFAFPHNREQFAFIVAKPNDYPYFKFKNHVPAHSGEKFAMSFMQVADLSKPVPMNADNWMISPALPGKAQTISFWVKNTGSYAETFEVRYSKDVDPTDIKKFAKIGDTHIVNTGQWTEVTVDLPEGARFFAIRQNSPNKTTTMFMIDDITFIKGNTPISYNIYRDGILIGNTEDVKFSDQPKADGSHKYSVTAVYAGGMESEPVDVNVVTDVRGIETSDAVSYNVYTLDGVQVLKNAANLNSLKRGVYIINGKKVIINK comes from the coding sequence ATGGGAGAATGGACCTTCATCGATGCCGACAAGGGCTACAACGTGTCTCTCGACGGAACAAACTTTGCATTCCCACACAACAGAGAGCAGTTCGCCTTCATCGTGGCTAAGCCTAACGACTATCCTTACTTCAAGTTCAAGAACCACGTACCGGCACACTCCGGAGAAAAGTTTGCAATGTCGTTTATGCAGGTTGCCGATCTTTCAAAGCCGGTTCCAATGAACGCCGACAACTGGATGATAAGCCCAGCATTGCCGGGTAAGGCGCAAACTATCAGTTTCTGGGTAAAGAACACAGGTTCTTATGCCGAAACATTCGAGGTTCGTTACTCTAAGGACGTTGATCCTACGGACATCAAGAAATTCGCAAAGATTGGCGATACTCATATAGTCAATACCGGACAGTGGACGGAAGTAACGGTAGACCTGCCAGAAGGTGCCCGTTTCTTCGCCATCCGTCAGAACAGTCCGAACAAAACCACCACAATGTTTATGATCGACGACATTACTTTCATAAAGGGTAATACACCGATTTCATACAACATTTACCGCGACGGAATCCTCATCGGCAATACGGAAGACGTGAAATTCAGCGACCAGCCTAAGGCAGACGGCTCGCACAAGTACAGCGTTACGGCGGTATATGCCGGTGGAATGGAGTCTGAACCGGTAGACGTGAACGTGGTTACAGACGTCCGTGGTATCGAAACATCCGATGCAGTTTCTTACAATGTCTACACGCTTGACGGCGTTCAGGTATTGAAGAATGCTGCAAACCTCAACAGTTTGAAGCGCGGCGTCTACATCATCAACGGCAAGAAGGTTATAATCAATAAATAA